A genomic region of Fusarium falciforme chromosome 4, complete sequence contains the following coding sequences:
- a CDS encoding HRDC domain-containing protein has product MEPSQNFKSLQESVQKSLVSTVKTVNRIAAEDLSFQRTVNPEVGQQLEDRTSRLLELATRLLQSSGKACNVKAPKLEDVEDIEMNWRGVVDVVDSTLEKADTALDEYTGLVKRKEPPVSDSATTSKRSKSTNKVIRNANISKPQLLFERKPDNFPSGPWKPILSEKPHAKVSLEESLKIVPNESGTPQYQHPYEREIASMVYPKRVYKEAEPVMYQPVDTTQAIWVDTYEGVLEMLKELKKAKEIAVDLEHHDFRSYIGLVSLMQISTREKDWIVDTLQPWRHKLEVLNEVFTNPKIIKVFHGAYMDMVWLQRDLGLYVNGLFDTYFACEQLHYPAKSLAFLLSKFVDFDADKQYQLADWRIRPIPEEMMYYARSDTHYLLYIYDKVRNELVATSDKSKPETNLIERALEKSKELSLSRYENPGYDEETGEGSRGWYGYVFKNSHMALDSEQFAVFKAVWKWRDDTARAEDENPNYVLSTRDITEIARLNPPDAKALHSLLPLSASLARPRFNDIWERIRKAKARGGPSLLHFFTSMAPDTLRKNGLPFAARKTARLPDLNGEVTVNRLTRSQLFGDMPISTRWDASTPTVDTEEDLIPFPWQKYVQQGSFEGGIQHDEPVEKTVVDAKQAVGVEAAGDNAEPEEVTEEEFTLKRGQKRKSEAVDESSSSEEESDSESESGSDSDEEMQEDSGVLAIDDEPNKKELRRARQKQRKAKKAQDARAKRLEAKKVQKAQKKDKKQKQQEEKKQKKFDAVPFDYSKATSVLHGTRGSNGGEAEGKGRKKVFDPYSKSADTDIKGARKAPPVRGERSATFRK; this is encoded by the exons ATGGAGCCCTCCCAGAACTTCAAGTCGTTGCAGGAGAGCGTCCAAAAGTCTCTTGTCTCGACCGTCAAAACCGTCAACCGCATCGCGGCCGAAGACCTGAGCTTCCAGCGCACAGTCAACCCTGAGGTCGGCCAACAGCTCGAAGACAGAACATCCCGGCTCCTCGAACTCGCTACGCGATTGCTACAATCATCCGGGAAGGCTTGCAATGTCAAGGCTCCTAAGCtggaggatgttgaggaTATTGAGATGAACTGGAGGGGTGTTGTCGATGTGGTCGATTCTACGCTCGAGAAGGCCGACACGGCCCTGGACGAGTATACAGGCCTGGTCAAGCGAAAGGAGCCACCTGTATCCGATTCC GCGACGACGTCCAAGAGATCCAAGTCGACGAACAAGGTTATCCGGAACGCCAACATCTCCAAACCTCAGCTCTTGTTCGAACGCAAGCCCGACAACTTTCCCTCTGGTCCATGGAAGCCTATCCTTAGCGAAAAGCCACACGCGAAGGTATCCTTGGAGGAAAGCCTAAAGATTGTACCCAACGAGTCCGGCACACCGCA ATATCAACATCCCTACGAACGCGAAATTGCTAGCATGGTATACCCCAAAAGAGTCTACAAGGAGGCAGAGCCTGTTATGTATCAGCCTGTTGATACAACCCAAGCGATATGGGTCGACACGTATGAAGGCGTCCTCGAGATGCTGaaagagctcaagaaggcgAAGGAGATTGCTGTGGATCTGGAACATCACGACTTCAGATCCTACATCGGGCTTGTCTCGCTCATGCAGATTAGCACCCGAGAGAAGGACTGGATCGTTGATACATTACAGCCTTGGCGTCACAAGCTCGAAGTGTTGAATGAGGTCTTTACCAATCCAAAGATCATCAAG GTCTTCCACGGCGCCTACATGGATATGGTGTGGCTACAGCGAGATCTGGGTCTCTACGTGAACGGCCTGTTCGACACATATTTTGCGTGCGAGCAACTTCACTATCCGGCCAAAAGCTTGGCGTTCCTACTATCCAAGTTTGTCGACTTTGACGCAGACAAGCAGTATCAACTAGCAGATTGGAGAATTCG GCCGATTCCTGAGGAGATGATGTACTACGCCCGGTCAGATACTCACTACCTACTCTACATTTACGATAAAGTACGGAATGAGCTTGTCGCCACCTCGGACAAGAGCAAACCCGAGACCAACCTCATTGAGCGCGCTCTAGAAAAGTCGAAAGAACTATCACTCTCCCGTTACGAAAATCCTGGCTATGATGAGGAAACTGGCGAAGGCTCTCGAGGCTGGTATGGATATGTCTTTAAGAATTCTCACATGGCTCTTGACAGTGAGCAGTTCGCTGTGTTCAAGGCCGTGTGGAAGTGGAGGGACGACACAGCCAGGGCGGAGGATGAGAATCCCAACTACGTTCTCAGCACCAGGGACATTACGGAAATTGCTCGACTCAACCCCCCTGATGCCAAGGCCCTTCACAGTCTCCTGCCTCTCAGCGCATCTCTGGCACGACCCCGGTTCAACGACATTTGGGAAAGGATcaggaaggccaaggcccgaGGCGGACCCAGCTTGCTTCACTTCTTTACTTCGATGGCGCCGGACACGTTGCGGAAGAACGGTCTCCCATTTGCGGCCAGGAAGACGGCCAGGTTACCAGACCTCAACGGAGAGGTCACGGTCAACAGGCTGACCCGATCGCAGCTATTTGGAGATATGCCGATCAGCACTCGGTGGGATGCTTCGACGCCAACAGTCGACACAGAAGAGGATCTCATTCCCTTTCCCTGGCAGAAATACGTTCAACAGGGCTCGTTTGAGGGAGGTATTCAACACGACGAGCCCGTCGAGAAGACAGTCGTGGATGCCAAACAGGCCGTGGGCGTGGAAGCTGCAGGGGACAATGCTGAGCCTGAGGAGGTTACTGAGGAAGAGTTCACGCTGAAGAGGGGCCAGAAGCGAAAGTCGGAGGCCGTGGATGAATCCAGCTCAAGCGAGGAGGAGTCAGACTCGGAGTCAGAGTCAGGGTCAGACAGCGACGAGGAAATGCAGGAAGACAGTGGAGTGCTTGCTATCGATGACGAGCCCAACAAGAAGGAATTACGCCGCGCTCGACAAAAGCAGCGCAAAGCCAAGAAGGCACAGGATGCACGAGCCAAACGGCTGGAGGCCAAAAAGGTTCAGAAGgcccagaagaaggacaagaagcagaagcagcaagaggagaagaagcagaagaaatTTGACGCTGTGCCTTTCGACTACAGCAAGGCCACGTCGGTACTACATGGAACCCGAGGGTCGAACGGCGGCGAGGCCGAAGGcaaggggaggaagaaggtctTTGACCCCTATTCCAAGTCTGCAGATACCGACATCAAGGGAGCACGCAAGGCACCGCCTGTCAGGGGAGAGCGCAGTGCGACGTTTCGAAAGTGA
- a CDS encoding Prenylcys-lyase domain-containing protein, with protein MRLSWSSRLAVLTALVRGSTGAQEVKNVAIIGAGAAGSSAAYYLQRYAEEENLAVNITIFEKTGRIGGRSLTVPAYGDESLPIELGASIFVGVNAILYNATERFQLPVSEPQRLEKGDITAIWDGINFVYQTEEGSSQWWGLAKLFWKYGLAPYKAKKIVDSMLEQFLQLYEPPYFPFKSLTQRAQEIGMTELTGITGEQGLAQWDINPRFSREILQAATRVNYASNLAYIHGLETLVSFATDGAVSVETGNWRIFEELVRASGSTIYRNTTVASIEAAQKKTETSSPKYVISTRDANSQEATPEEYGVAFDNIILANPWQFGNIKAGEGVLDRQIDEIPYTKLHVTLFTSPLKLSPEFFGLKPGSKAPSSVYTTLREDEEPKKGAEGVGSTGFYSVSTLKSVINPKTEKLEYAYKIFSPQPVTAEFLSALLGTKIPNQIISAKGEDKDADTFEPISWYYPHVFYSYPQELPRVTFEDPIVGDGVYYTSGIESFISTMETSALMGKNVARLVADDFAGITRPEKVAPGSDAGEPVPVAEEAEGIHAQPQEEL; from the exons ATGCGTCTTTCGTGGAGTTCGCGTTTGGCCGTGCTCACCGCGCTTGTCCGTGGTTCGACTGGGGCCCAAGAAGTCAAGAACGTTGCTATCATCG GAGCCGGAGCAGCGGGATCCTCGGCTGCTTACTATTTACAAAGatacgccgaggaggagaacctggccgtcaacatcaccatcttTGAAAAGACGGGCCGCATCGGAGGTCGATCTCTTACGGTCCCGGCCTATGGTGATGAGTCTCTGCCCATTGAACTCGGCGCGTCAATCTTTGTCGGTGTCAACGCCATCCTGTACAACGCGACTGAGCGCTTCCAGCTCCCCGTGAGCGAACCCCAACGACTCGAGAAGGGCGACATCACGGCCATCTGGGATGGCATCAACTTTGTGTATCAGACCGAAGAGGGTTCATCTCAATGGTGGGGCCTTGCCAAGCTGTTCTGGAAGTACGGCCTCGCGCCttacaaggccaagaagatcgtCGACAGCATGTTGGAACAATTCCTCCAGCTCTATGAGCCTCCGTACTTTCCTTTCAAGTCTTTAACTCAGAGGGCACAAGAGATAGGCATGACAGAGCTTACAGGCATCACTGGAGAGCAGGGGCTTGCACAATGG GATATCAATCCTCGCTTTAGTCGTGAGATTCTCCAGGCTGCTACGCGAGTCAACTATGCGTCCAACTTGGCCTACATTCATGGTCTTGAAACTCTA GTTTCTTTTGCAACTGACGGTGCCGTGTCCGTCGAGACTGGAAACTGGCGGATATTTGAGGAGCTGGTACGAGCCAGTGGTTCTACCATCTACCGCAACACGACTGTAGCTTCTATCGAAGCGGCTCAAAAGAAGACAGAGACCTCGTCGCCCAAGTATGTCATCTCGACGAGAGACGCAAACTCCCAGGAGGCCACTCCTGAGGAGTACGGAGTTGCCTTTGACAACATCATCCTCGCAAACCCCTGGCAATTTGGCAACATCAAGGCCGGTGAAGGTGTCCTTGATCGCCAGATCGATGAGATTCCTTACACCAAGCTCCATGTCACGCTTTTCACATCGCCGCTCAAGCTCAGCCCCGAGTTCTTTGGCCTCAAGCCCGGAAGCAAAGCGCCTAGCTCCGTCTACACCACTCTccgtgaagacgaggagccgAAGAAGGGTGCTGAAGGCGTTGGCAGCACCGGATTCTACTCAGTCAGCACCCTGAAGTCTGTCATCAACCCCAAGACCGAAAAGCTGGAGTATGCGTACAAGATCTTCTCCCCCCAGCCAGTGACGGCCGAGTTCCTGTCCGCGCTTCTCGGTACCAAAATTCCCAACCAGATTATCTCCGCCAAGGGCGAGGATAAGGATGCGGATACCTTTGAGCCTATCTCATGGTACTACCCTCACGTCTTTTATTCCTATCCCCAAGAGCTGCCGCGTGTCACGTTCGAAGACCCCATCGTGGGCGACGGAGTGTACTACACGTCTGGCATCGAGAGTTTCATCTCCACCATGGAGACGAGCGCCTTGATGGGTAAGAATGTGGCTCGTCTGGTTGCAGACGACTTTGCTGGCATTACCCGCCCAGAAAAGGTGGCCCCTGGCTCGGACGCTGGTGAGCCAGTCCCGGTTGCAGAGGAGGCAGAGGGCATTCATGCGCAGCCCCAGGAAGAGCTCTGA
- a CDS encoding Trehalose-6-phosphate synthase, translated as MPGTVDDQAVPGRLLLLSNRLPITIKRSEDGSYSFSMSSGGLVTGLSGLSKTTSFQWYGWPGLEVPDNEVEGMKQRLKDEYGAHPVFIDDELADRHYNGFSNSILWPLFHYHPGEITFDESAWAAYQEVNHLFAKTVIKDVQDGDLIWVHDYHLMLLPQMLREMIGTTKKNVKIGFFLHTPFPSSEIYRILPVRQALLTGLLDCDLIGFHTYDYARHFLSSCSRILECPTTPNGVDWNGRFVTVGAFPIGIDPDKFVEGLKRPKVQERIAALSRKFQGVKLVVGVDRLDYIKGVPQKLHALEVFLTEHPEWIGKIVLVQVAVPSRQDVEEYQNLRAVVNELVGRINGRFGTIEFMPIHFLHQSVSFDELTALYAVSDVCLVSSTRDGMNLVSYEYIATQQKNHGVMILSEFTGAAQSLNGSLIVNPWNTEELANALHDAVTMSPEQREANYKKLERYVFKYTSAWWGASFVAEMTRLSAESTQPKTLRNVSGAVVGLGQKVQQVVGTVAKKAEEALGAGETKEPEATSSQADGSKTEDAKPAEASTVPSQ; from the exons ATGCCCGGTACCGTCGACGATCAGGCTGTTCCAGGCCGTCTGCTTCTGCTCTCCAACCGTCtgcccatcaccatcaagcgTTCCGAAGATGGCAGCTATTCCTTCTCAATGTCCTCAGGTGGACTTGTCACCGGCCTCAGCGGTCTCAGCAAGACCACGAGCTTCCAATGGTATGGCTGGCCCGGCCTCGAGGTTCCCGACAACGAGGTCGAGGGCATGAAGCAGCGGCTCAAGGACGAATATGGCGCCCACCCTGTCTtcattgatgatgagcttgcaGACAGACATTACAACGGCTTCTCCA ACTCGATCCTCTGGCCCCTCTTCCACTACCATCCCGGTGAGATCACGTTCGACGAGTCCGCGTGGGCCGCATACCAAGAAGTCAACCATCTTTTCGCCAAGACAGTCATCAAGGATGTCCAGGATGGTGATCTCATCTGGGTCCACGACTATCACTTGATGCTCCTTCCTCAGATGCTTCGCGAAATGATCGGCACGACAAAAAAGAACGTCAAGATTGGCTTTTTCCTCCACACCCCATTCCCCAGCAGTGAAATCTACCGAATCCTGCCTGTCCGACAGGCCCTTCTTACTGGTCTCCTCGACTGCGATCTCATTGGTTTCCACACCTACGACTACGCTCGACACTTCCTCAGCAGTTGCTCTCGCATCCTCGAGTGTCCCACGACCCCTAACGGCGTTGACTGGAATGGTCGCTTCGTGACCGTGGGCGCTTTTCCCATCGGAATCGACCCCGACAAGTTCGTCGAGGGACTCAAGAGGCCCAAGGTGCAAGAGCGTATTGCTGCTCTCAGCCGGAAGTTCCAGGGTGTCAAACTTGTGGTTGGTGTCGATCGTCTGGATTATATCAAGGGCGTCCCCCAGAAACTTCACGCCCTTGAAGTGTTCCTGACGGAGCACCCCGAGTGGATCGGCAAGATTGTTTTGGTCCAGGTCGCTGTTCCCTCTCGGCAAGACGTGGAGGAATACCAGAACCTGCGTGCTGTTGTCAACGAGCTGGTTGGCCGAATCAATGGAAGATTTGGCACGATTGAGTTCATGCCCATTCACTTCCTCCACCAGTCTGTCTCATTTGACGAGCTCACTGCGTTGTACGCCGTTTCCGACGTCTGCCTTGTCTCTTCGACCCGCGACGGCATGAACCTGGTCTCTTATGAGTACATTGCCACGCAGCAGAAGAACCATGGAGTCATGATTCTCAGCGAGTTTACGGGAGCCGCTCAATCTCTCAACGGCAGTCTCATTGTTAACCCCTGGAACACGGAAGAGCTTGCCAACGCCTTGCACGATGCCGTCACGATGAGCCCCGAGCAACGCGAGGCCAACTACAAGAAGCTCGAGCGCTACGTCTTCAAGTATACGAGTGCCTGGTGGGGTGCTAGCTTCGTCGCCGAAATGACCCGCCTCAGCGCCGAGAGCACACAGCCCAAGACACTGCGCAACGTGTCTGGGGCTGTCGTTGGCCTGGGTCAGAAGGTGCAGCAGGTTGTTGGCACTGTCGCGAAGAAGGCCGAAGAGGCGTTGGGCGCCGGGGAGACCAAGGAGCCCGAGGCTACGAGCTCACAAGCCGACGGATCGAAGACGGAGGATGCGAAGCCTGCCGAGGCATCAACAGTGCCTTCCCAATAG